Proteins found in one Lysinibacillus fusiformis genomic segment:
- a CDS encoding Mov34/MPN/PAD-1 family protein translates to MSDLLYLNDVGSFGVEITDKMVNEIYELCEDSFPNETGGILIGHYSSDLKRARVTIATGAPSDSKCGKSWFYRGTNGLQNILDEAWNKKGDYYLGEWHFHPCGNTIPSNQDIREMKNISVNKGYNCPEPILIIASNTSSLDWDLGLFVFDSHEGYKRLENVKEKW, encoded by the coding sequence ATGAGTGATTTACTTTATTTAAATGATGTAGGGTCATTCGGGGTGGAAATTACTGATAAAATGGTTAACGAGATATATGAATTGTGTGAGGATTCATTTCCAAATGAAACAGGTGGTATTTTAATAGGCCATTATTCAAGCGATCTTAAACGAGCCCGAGTAACTATAGCTACCGGAGCTCCTTCAGATTCTAAATGCGGGAAGAGTTGGTTTTACAGAGGTACTAATGGTTTGCAGAATATACTGGACGAAGCATGGAATAAAAAGGGGGACTATTATTTAGGGGAGTGGCACTTTCATCCATGTGGAAATACAATTCCGAGTAATCAAGATATTAGAGAAATGAAGAACATATCTGTTAACAAGGGATACAACTGTCCTGAGCCAATCTTAATAATAGCTAGTAACACCTCATCCTTAGATTGGGATTTAGGACTTTTTGTTTTTGATTCTCATGAGGGTTATAAAAGATTAGAAAATGTGAAAGAGAAATGGTGA